The sequence CGAGGATATAGGGCGGCATCAGGTAGACGGTCTTGCCGATCGGGCGCAGCAGCAGTTCGTGTTCCAGCGCAGTGCTGAAAAACCGCCGCGAAAAATCGCCCGCCGACAAATCGGTGACGGCATCGAAGGCCCAGATCATGCCGCGTTGCCGGAAGTGACTGACCTGCGGATGCGCTGCCAGCGGGGCCAGTGCGGCAGTCAGGCGGGCCGCACGCCGACGGTTCGCCAGCAGCACATGGTCATCGGCAAAAATCGCCAGCGTGGCCAGCGCCGCACGGCACGCCAGCGGATTGCCGGTGTACGAATGCGAATGCAGAAAGCCGCGTGCCATCGCCGGATCGTAGAACTGCTCGAAGATGGCGTCGCGTGTCATTACCACCGACAAGGGCAGATAGCCACCGCTGATGCCTTTTGACAGACACAGGAAGTCGGGCCAGATGCCGGCTTGTTCGCAGGCAAAGAAGGTACCGGTGCGACCGCAGCCGACCGCGATTTCATCGGCGATCAGGTGGACGTCGTAGCGCTCGCACAGCGCCCGCACCGTGCGCAGGTAGACCGGATCGTGCATCGCCATGCCGGTGGCGCATTGCACCAGCGGTTCGACAATCAACGCGCAGATGTGCTCGCCGCGCTGCTCCAGCAAGTGCTCCAGCGCGGCGGCTGCCGCCAGAGCAACATCGGCGGCGCTCTGGCCGGGTTCGGCCTTGCGCGCATCGGGGCTGGGTACGACGTGGACTTGCTGCAGCATCGGGCCGTAGGCGGTCCGGAATAGCGGCACGTCGGTGACAGCCAGCGCACCGATGGTTTCGCCGTGATAGCTGCCGGCCAGGCAAACGAATTCGCGCTTGTCGGTGC comes from Actimicrobium sp. CCC2.4 and encodes:
- the bioA gene encoding adenosylmethionine--8-amino-7-oxononanoate transaminase — its product is MTTSAASSLSFPITDWVSRSRQSVWHPCTQMQHLDAMPLIPISRGRGAWLIDMEGKRYLDGISSWWVNLFGHANPRINSALKLQLDELEHVMLAGFTHEPVVALSEQLSALTGERLGHCFYASDGASAVEIALKMSFHYWQNRGRTDKREFVCLAGSYHGETIGALAVTDVPLFRTAYGPMLQQVHVVPSPDARKAEPGQSAADVALAAAAALEHLLEQRGEHICALIVEPLVQCATGMAMHDPVYLRTVRALCERYDVHLIADEIAVGCGRTGTFFACEQAGIWPDFLCLSKGISGGYLPLSVVMTRDAIFEQFYDPAMARGFLHSHSYTGNPLACRAALATLAIFADDHVLLANRRRAARLTAALAPLAAHPQVSHFRQRGMIWAFDAVTDLSAGDFSRRFFSTALEHELLLRPIGKTVYLMPPYILDDAETDLLASRTRAVFDHVVGA